The following nucleotide sequence is from Triticum dicoccoides isolate Atlit2015 ecotype Zavitan chromosome 7B, WEW_v2.0, whole genome shotgun sequence.
TATTTTGATGTTTCGACTACAGAGTTTAAAAGTAGGTGGCATCGAAGAAGAAAATTTGTTCGTAATGTTGAGAGTACACTTTAGCCATCTTCCCACTCAATCCCAGCTTCTTCGTCCACGTCTTCATCCTCATGTTTGATATTTGTGCCCATCTGATGTTCCCAAAGGGCTTCATAAAATGCCTTGGCATATTCCTGCTTAAATACActcttctcttcttcttcattTGAGTTCATCATCTTTCGATCATCCTCGTTTTCATCCGCTTCTGCTTTCCCACCGGTATGTTTTGTAAATTCTATGCGTTTTGTCATCATCCATGGAGGAAACAGTTTCGACTCTGAACCACCGCTCGTGCTAGACTGATCAGCACCACGCAATAATATGCCAACTTCAAGCTCTGTCTCTGCTAGGCGACCTGGAACTGCGGCGGCTGCTGCAAGAATGTTATTTGCTTTGTGCCATGACCGTAGGCTCGTGAACTCTGGAGCGGCCAGGCCCTGCACCCTCTGGATCTGCGCCTGAAGTGGCTCTAGCTGCTCTTCCATCCTCCGTTGCAGGACATGCAACTTCTCAATCCGCCTACGCTTCCGTGCACCGtttccatcatcaccaccaccatctccgGTGGATTCGTCGGTCGCGATCGTGGCAGCGTTTTCTACGACCAATTCGGCGCTGCAGTGCTCACAGCGGAAGCACTCATAGTCATCGGCGAGGAGTCTGAGGGCGTCCAATGCGGAGTATTTTGTCCCGCAGTCCGGGCATAGGTACTGCTGGATCGTGGCTCTGCTGTCCGCCGTCAGCTCGTCCCTGATCTTCTTCCTCATGCGGTGTATCCGGTACCTGACAGCGTCGCAGGCCTGCGCGTAGTCTAGGCACCAGTAGGACTTGTGGTGCAGCTTCACCTTCTCTTTCTCGTCGGCCTCCTTAGCACAACCATCTGCAGTGGCGG
It contains:
- the LOC119339409 gene encoding transcription initiation factor IIE subunit alpha-like; this encodes MTSVSAGPFNRLVSLAARAFYDDLPPETSASGQTAVVILDALTRRNGQWIREDELAASLRMKATPIRRVLRYLEEDKIVSRDHQKEPTPAKAAATADGCAKEADEKEKVKLHHKSYWCLDYAQACDAVRYRIHRMRKKIRDELTADSRATIQQYLCPDCGTKYSALDALRLLADDYECFRCEHCSAELVVENAATIATDESTGDGGGDDGNGARKRRRIEKLHVLQRRMEEQLEPLQAQIQRVQGLAAPEFTSLRSWHKANNILAAAAAVPGRLAETELEVGILLRGADQSSTSGGSESKLFPPWMMTKRIEFTKHTGGKAEADENEDDRKMMNSNEEEEKSVFKQEYAKAFYEALWEHQMGTNIKHEDEDVDEEAGIEWEDG